The genomic region GCCGAGCGAGGCGATCGCCGGACCGCCGAGCGGCATCACGACACGGAAGAACAGGCGCAGTTCACCCGCCCCGTCCAGACGCGCCGCCTCCAGCAGCTCCCGAGGGATCTCCGCGAAGAAGTTCCGCAGCAGGAACACCGCGAAGGGCAGACCGAAGCCGACGTGGAAGAGCACCACGCCGATCACCGAGCCGAAGATGCCGATGTTGCCGAAGAGTTCGGCGATCGGGATCAGCGCGACCTGCACGGGCACGACCAACAGGCCGACCACACCCAGGAACCACCAGTCCCGGCCCGGGAACTCCATCCAGGCGAAGGCGTAACCCGCCAGCGAGCCGATGATCACGACCAGCAGCGTCGCCGGGACGGTGATCCACACCGTGTTGATCAGGCTGCTGGTGATGTCGTCGTTCTCCAGCAGTTTCGAGTAGCTGTCGAAGGTGATCTGGGACGGCTCGGTGAACACCTTCCACCAGCCGCTCGCCGCGATGTCCTCCGGCGAACGGAGACTGGCCAGCAGCAGACCGATCGTCGGCACCAGCCAGAACAGGCCGACGACGATGAGGAACACCCGCACCAGCCCGCCGCTGACCCCCTCGGCCAGCCGGGACCCCAGCGACTGCTTCGTCTTCATCGCCGCACCTCCCGCCTCAGCCGACGCACGTTGAACCACATCACCGGGATCACGAGCAGCAGCAGGAACACCGAGATGGCGCTGGCGATGCCCGGCTGGTCCTCGGAGAAGCCCTTGCGGTACAGCTCCAGGGCGAGGACGTTCGCGTCGTCCTGCGCGGAGCCGGGGGCGATGATGAAGACCAGGTCGAAGATCTTCAGCACGTTGATCATGAGGGTGACGGTGACGACCGCGAGGACCGGCGCCAGCAGCGGCACCGTGACCCGTCGGAACACCTGCCACTCGGTCGCGCCGTCGACCCTGGCCGCCTCCAGGAGTTCACGCGGCACGCCCGCGAGCCCGGCCGCGATCAGCACCATCGCGAAGCCCGCCCACATCCAGATGTACGCGCCGATGATGGCCGGGGTGACCAGGGACGGGCCGAGCCAGTCCAGGCCGTTGTACGGCTCCTTGAAGTTGCTCGCGGGCAGGCGGAGTTGGGCCCCGTCGGCCGAGGCCGGCAGCGTGAAGGTGCCGTCGTCGGCGGCCGTCGCCGAGGCCACGACCCTGCCGTCCTTCACGGCCTCGACCTTCATGCCGGCGTAACCCAGTTCGGACGAGTCGACCCGGTTGAGCGTCCCCACGCCCTTGCCCCGCGTGAAGTCCTGCCAGGTCGTACCGGTGATCTTGTCCGGCTCGGGCTTCGCCGCCACGGCGGGCTTCGCGCCGTCCGGCATCAGGTCCGGCGCGACACCCACCAGGGGCAGTGAGACGGTCTCGCCCGCGCGGACGGGCGATTTGGTGATGAACGCGCCCCCGCCCGCCGGCTCCAGCGGCGACTCCCGGCCCGGGTGGGCCTTCGGGAAGGCCGACGCCTGGGCGAACGTGTCGTGCACGCCCACCCACACCGCGTTCGCGACGCCCTTGTCCGGGTCCTGGTCGTACACCAGGCG from Streptomyces chartreusis NRRL 3882 harbors:
- a CDS encoding carbohydrate ABC transporter permease, translating into MTSATAAGGVKPPAAPKSRKSVTGTRRTVAALFLLPALVLLGALVVYPIGYSVVRSFYDQSGDGFAGIDNYKALFTDEGIRTALKNNIIWVVFAPTVATALGLIFAVLTERVRWGTAFKLVVFMPMAISMLAAGIIFRLVYDQDPDKGVANAVWVGVHDTFAQASAFPKAHPGRESPLEPAGGGAFITKSPVRAGETVSLPLVGVAPDLMPDGAKPAVAAKPEPDKITGTTWQDFTRGKGVGTLNRVDSSELGYAGMKVEAVKDGRVVASATAADDGTFTLPASADGAQLRLPASNFKEPYNGLDWLGPSLVTPAIIGAYIWMWAGFAMVLIAAGLAGVPRELLEAARVDGATEWQVFRRVTVPLLAPVLAVVTVTLMINVLKIFDLVFIIAPGSAQDDANVLALELYRKGFSEDQPGIASAISVFLLLLVIPVMWFNVRRLRREVRR
- a CDS encoding carbohydrate ABC transporter permease, with product MKTKQSLGSRLAEGVSGGLVRVFLIVVGLFWLVPTIGLLLASLRSPEDIAASGWWKVFTEPSQITFDSYSKLLENDDITSSLINTVWITVPATLLVVIIGSLAGYAFAWMEFPGRDWWFLGVVGLLVVPVQVALIPIAELFGNIGIFGSVIGVVLFHVGFGLPFAVFLLRNFFAEIPRELLEAARLDGAGELRLFFRVVMPLGGPAIASLGIFQFLWVWNDMLVALIFSDSGSQPITVALQTQVRQFGNNIDVLAPGAFISMVVPLAVFFAFQRQFVSGVMAGAVK